A genomic segment from Sphingopyxis sp. DBS4 encodes:
- a CDS encoding acyl-CoA dehydrogenase family protein, translating into MSNPGMDADVFEQFIEQLQRYVRERLLPAEKEIIETDRIPDDILAEMRDMGLFGLTIPEEFGGAGMNVSQYVKTIHTISYAMPAFRSIISINIGMFASALKNGGTEAQKAEWLPRVASGEIACFGLTEPGSGSDSAGLQTTATQTDNGWVLNGTKRYITNSPFAKVGLIMARTSKENLPKNAHVSAFVVPMDAPGVSIGKSDKKMGQSGSHIADIVMDDVRVGGEALLGGELGKGFAYAMMSLDNGRMSVGAAATAYARRALDSAVRYATERKAFGEPIANFQLIQQMLAQSEIDIYAAECMMADVTRRADAGENVLRKAAAFKVFASEMCGRVVDACVQVYGGAGYLAEYDAERFFRDARIYRIYEGTTQILQLQIAKHMLREFAAAN; encoded by the coding sequence CGCTATGTGCGCGAGCGCCTTCTCCCCGCCGAGAAGGAGATCATCGAGACCGACCGCATCCCCGACGATATTCTCGCCGAAATGCGCGATATGGGACTGTTCGGCCTGACCATCCCCGAAGAGTTCGGCGGCGCGGGGATGAACGTCAGCCAGTACGTCAAGACGATCCACACGATCAGCTATGCGATGCCGGCCTTCCGTTCGATCATCTCGATCAACATCGGCATGTTCGCCTCGGCGCTCAAGAATGGCGGGACCGAGGCGCAGAAGGCCGAGTGGCTGCCGCGCGTCGCTTCGGGCGAAATCGCCTGCTTCGGCCTGACCGAACCCGGCTCGGGATCGGACTCGGCGGGGCTTCAGACGACCGCGACGCAGACCGACAACGGCTGGGTGCTGAACGGCACCAAGCGCTACATCACCAATTCGCCCTTCGCCAAGGTCGGCCTGATCATGGCGCGCACCTCAAAGGAGAATCTGCCCAAGAACGCCCATGTCTCGGCCTTCGTCGTGCCGATGGACGCGCCGGGCGTGTCGATCGGCAAGTCGGACAAGAAGATGGGCCAGTCGGGCAGCCATATCGCCGACATCGTGATGGACGACGTCCGCGTCGGCGGCGAGGCGTTGCTGGGCGGCGAACTCGGCAAGGGCTTCGCCTATGCGATGATGAGCCTGGACAACGGCCGCATGTCGGTCGGCGCCGCCGCCACCGCCTACGCCCGCCGCGCGCTCGACAGCGCGGTGCGCTACGCGACCGAGCGCAAGGCGTTCGGCGAACCGATCGCCAATTTCCAGCTTATCCAGCAGATGCTCGCGCAGAGCGAAATCGACATCTATGCCGCCGAATGCATGATGGCGGATGTCACGCGCCGCGCCGATGCGGGCGAGAATGTCCTGCGCAAGGCGGCGGCGTTCAAGGTCTTTGCATCCGAAATGTGCGGGCGCGTGGTGGACGCCTGCGTGCAGGTTTATGGCGGCGCGGGCTATCTCGCCGAATATGACGCCGAGCGCTTTTTCCGCGATGCGCGTATCTATCGCATCTACGAAGGCACGACGCAGATTCTCCAGCTTCAGATCGCCAAGCATATGCTGCGCGAATTCGCGGCGGCGAATTGA